A genomic region of Saccopteryx bilineata isolate mSacBil1 chromosome 1, mSacBil1_pri_phased_curated, whole genome shotgun sequence contains the following coding sequences:
- the LMNTD2 gene encoding lamin tail domain-containing protein 2 codes for MALKSCQEAGEAKEEAFLSVLGRKPASGDMGLPASSPAGLRHTQPSSTQAVFSSVNMQLDPESLDPGTLRLLWGQRELEIQALRCAIQNYPRARDCHILQKVAGLPPERSPCSQEKRLQTQVQKLTLELKEQKEQAQLEKAHLEEQLLQTKTRLQQLEAQLDALQKSCLLKLAQSSWVGRMLRSSTGSVEVVTAEDLMDPSDENDEPPPAREGFRLEDVDWNAVARRYPNLFADMKLNSDYKHLRPRLTPQLPPASPPEQCGSELCQQGLEHHLKWSSLPPVDASHSGGVNSDSSSCQVDKWFVVQKVTGHPPQSPGHVSFEGIESHARRLSGNSESEPEDLGETHSDQRVLVPESSADPDHWHPPLSLSRTGSCLKIVAVSLREKFVSILNESMEETADLGGFMLQQLARDFPVFVYRFPPHTLLAPRHHVTVHPAPRPSPAPLARARRRPQVWSKGLGSSRKQPPSSVAREPVPLHSSRSFVTLLLNPKGEVVSEHQAPHCGTPVSSFFHDNINLSIDTFPLSEAQPGADTREQPRQPRPPSNGRVREAPARSQRQGLALARTPFSRRRARPPRSPRPTRKRALLPRLSTHEVSRPREVPAPPESAETTARELLPAIPRERAWGRQRRGAPAGRGRPVPRPRFPSLSHAEGGLGSADRQARKEHRIPRVCRKRVDRGCPVVALSLQGMAERRFGFRFLSCPHITWDPRGRV; via the exons ATGGCCCTCAAGTCGTGCCAGGAGGCTGGAGAAGCCAAGGAAGAGGCTTTCTTGTCTGTGTTGGGCAGAAAGCCGGCCAGTGGCGACATGGGGCTTCCCGCTAGCTCACCTGCGGGCCTGAGGCACACCCAGCCCAGCTCCACACAAGCAGTCTTCTCCTCCGTCAACATGCA GTTGGACCCTGAGTCCCTGGACCCCGGCACTCTGCGGCTGCTGTGGGGACAGCGGGAACTGGAGATTCAGGCCCTGCGGTGTGCCATCCAGAACTACCCGAGGGCACGGGACTGCCACATTCTGCAGAAGGTGGCTGGGCTTCCACCTGAGAG GAGCCCCTGCAGTCAGGAGAAGCGCCTGCAGACCCAGGTCCAGAAGCTGACTCTGGAGTTGAAAGAACAGAAGGAACAAGCCCAGCTG GAAAAGGCGCATCTGGAGGAGCAGCTGCTGCAGACCAAGACCCGGCTGCAGCAGCTGGAGGCCCAGCTGGACGCCTTGCAGaagtcctgcctcctgaagcTGGCCCAGTCTTCCTGGGTGGGCCGCATGCTGAGGTCGTCCACCGGCAGTGTGGAG GTGGTGACTGCAGAGGACCTGATGGACCCCAGCGACGAGAATGACGAGCCCCCCCCTGCTCGGGAG GGTTTCCGGCTAGAGGATGTGGACTGGAATGCCGTTGCCCGTCGGTACCCAAACCTCTTCGCTGACATGAAGTTGAACTCAGATTACAA GCACCTCAGGCCCCGGCTGACCCCGCAGCTCCCACCGGCCTCACCACCTGAACAGTGTGGCTCAGAGTTATGCCAGCAGGGCTTGGAGCATCATCTCAAGTGGAGCTCCCTGCCTCCTGTGGACGCCAGCCACTCAGGGGGTGTCAACTCAGACTCTAGCAGTTGCCAGGTGGACAAGTGGTTTGTTGTGCAGAAGGTGACGGGGCACCCACCCCAGTCGCCCGGCCACGTCTCTTTCGAGGGGATAGAGTCACACGCCAGGCGGCTCAGTGGGAACTCGGAGTCAGAGCCTGAAG ATCTCGGGGAAACGCACTCAGACCAGAGAGTCCTGGTACCAGAGTCCAGTGCAGATCCTGACCACTGGCATCCACCACTCTCTCTGAG CAGGACCGGCTCCTGCCTGAAGATCGTGGCTGTGAGCCTTCGGGAGAAGTTCGTCAGCATCCTTAACGAGTCAATGGAGGAGACGGCCGACCTGGGCGGCTTCATGCTGCAGCAGCTGGCGCGCGACTTCCCAGTGTTCGTGTACCGCTTCCCACCCCACACGCTGCTGGCGCCCAGGCACCACGTCACGGTGCACCCCGCTCCCCGCCCCTCGCCGGCGCCCCTCGCCCGCGCCCGGCGTCGTCCCCAGGTCTGGAGCAAAGGACTAGGCAGCAGCAGGAAGCAGCCGCCCTCGTCCGTGGCTCGGGAGCCTGTCCCCTTACACTCCAGCCGGAGCTTCGTGACTCTTCTCCTAAACCCCAAGGGCGAG GTTGTGAGCGAGCACCAGGCCCCTCACTGCGGGACTCCTGTCTCCAGTTTCTTCCACGACAACATTAACTTGTCCATTGACACCTTCCCGCTCTCGGAGGCCCAGCCTGGGGCCGACACTCGGGAGCAGCCGCGCCAACCCCGACCCCCAAGCAACGGTCGGGTGCGGGAGGCCCCGGCGCGGAGCCAGAGGCAGGG GCTCGCGCTTGCCCGGACTCCCTTTTCCCGCAGGCGGGCTCGGCCCCCACGCTCCCCTCGCCCCACCAGGAAGCGGGCCCTGTTGCCACGCCTAAGTACCCACGAGGTATCCCGCCCGCGGGAGGTGCCAGCGCCTCCCGAGAGCGCGGAGACGACCGCGCGGGAGCTCCTGCCAGCCATCCCCCGTGAGCGGGCGTGGGGGCGCCAAAGGAGGGGCGCGCCAGCAGGGAGGGGGCGGCCGGTCCCACGACCCCGCTTT